From Leptolyngbya sp. CCY15150, one genomic window encodes:
- a CDS encoding AbiA family abortive infection protein has product MTKSSTTQLGYFINSDLWQDALDLLNFQIKQKRNNRHFNTLSMFYYEKLDTNCLDHLTEEYFKTKISSSLFYGLKEEFSVLSYVIPKTGLGLRDYKFFTYPMRALYYSIGLYFLKLSQEFLVETYKKINSIEAFYGGNLVYKSNELQINPKNMYYRSFHESFKSKIKEETKLENPNKIVLKLDIENYFNELSIHILLNLLGRFIKPSVQANLAYDVFTREQIVCLFQFISGGKSGIPQSDNNIISSFIGYLYLVFGDLFIDDILNSYKHVIDSHKIIRYTDDIYISITFKDAIDQKDQGLLVHSIASQIAEDLYSKLGLKLNLKTRLFRLSQQDEKEELLKKIKKSSLGDEYFSATQEEEEEEESEPPAKNPQKKLDEIFEELGKIKNSRVEDYFVRDNSVQEEILQEVFDKSVEQILDKPENKEKIEEIFNGFDFNLVKAQPLEILIILLKDANAVNKFKEFYLSKKIITIGDADLIVKFLCQTDFADQGFLEKLRQNFHMRSIVDIFLDGKLNCSQPGYYNLTCMQMRKLSDMPDVLEQTRLRVLSEKGASYSVALNHLVNEIHAVCIKQEQANKKTYDVNDVVKFLQSKGIHHEVCIKVRNLFDRRNSNRVSHPGSDESLAWEVTEEEYLDYYKHVGRCLDFLL; this is encoded by the coding sequence ATGACTAAGAGTAGCACAACACAACTTGGGTATTTCATAAATTCTGATCTATGGCAAGATGCACTGGATCTTCTTAATTTTCAGATCAAACAGAAGAGGAATAATAGGCACTTTAATACCCTTAGCATGTTTTATTATGAGAAGTTAGATACAAATTGCCTAGATCATCTTACAGAAGAATATTTCAAGACAAAAATATCCAGCAGCCTTTTTTATGGCTTAAAGGAAGAGTTCTCTGTTCTTTCCTATGTCATACCCAAAACAGGTCTTGGACTAAGAGATTATAAATTTTTTACCTACCCAATGAGAGCTTTGTACTATTCTATTGGACTTTATTTTCTTAAGTTGTCGCAGGAATTTCTGGTTGAAACATACAAGAAAATTAATAGTATTGAAGCTTTTTATGGTGGGAACCTCGTCTACAAATCTAACGAGCTCCAAATTAATCCCAAGAACATGTATTACCGTAGCTTTCATGAAAGCTTTAAGTCAAAGATTAAAGAAGAAACCAAGCTAGAAAACCCAAATAAAATAGTGCTAAAACTTGATATCGAGAATTATTTCAATGAGCTGTCGATACACATATTATTAAATCTTCTTGGTCGTTTTATTAAGCCAAGCGTTCAAGCTAACTTGGCTTATGATGTATTCACAAGAGAGCAAATCGTCTGCTTATTCCAATTTATCTCAGGCGGCAAGTCCGGCATTCCTCAGTCAGACAATAATATTATTTCAAGCTTTATTGGTTATTTGTATTTGGTTTTTGGCGATCTATTTATTGACGATATACTAAATAGCTATAAACACGTTATTGACTCGCACAAAATTATTAGATATACCGATGATATTTATATATCTATAACATTCAAGGATGCTATTGATCAAAAAGATCAGGGACTACTTGTGCATTCGATTGCTTCTCAAATTGCCGAAGATCTATATAGTAAGCTTGGTCTTAAGCTTAATCTCAAAACACGGCTTTTTAGATTATCTCAACAAGATGAGAAAGAAGAGTTATTGAAAAAAATTAAAAAATCATCACTCGGTGACGAGTATTTCAGTGCTACCCAGGAAGAGGAGGAAGAGGAAGAGTCTGAACCTCCTGCTAAAAACCCCCAAAAGAAACTAGACGAAATATTTGAAGAGTTAGGGAAAATTAAAAATTCCAGAGTAGAAGACTATTTTGTTAGAGATAACTCAGTACAAGAGGAAATTCTTCAAGAAGTATTTGACAAAAGTGTTGAGCAGATTCTCGATAAGCCAGAGAACAAAGAGAAGATAGAAGAAATTTTTAATGGTTTCGACTTTAACTTGGTTAAAGCACAACCTCTTGAAATATTAATCATCCTACTTAAAGACGCAAATGCAGTTAATAAGTTTAAGGAATTTTATTTAAGCAAGAAAATTATCACCATAGGTGATGCCGACTTGATCGTCAAGTTCTTGTGCCAGACTGACTTTGCTGATCAAGGATTCTTAGAGAAGTTGAGGCAAAACTTTCACATGAGAAGTATTGTTGACATTTTTCTCGATGGCAAGCTAAATTGCTCTCAACCTGGGTATTATAATCTTACCTGTATGCAGATGAGAAAATTATCTGACATGCCTGACGTTCTTGAGCAGACGAGATTACGAGTTTTGAGTGAGAAAGGTGCATCTTATTCCGTTGCACTCAATCATTTGGTTAATGAAATCCATGCTGTCTGCATAAAGCAAGAACAAGCAAATAAGAAGACTTATGATGTTAATGATGTAGTCAAGTTTTTGCAGTCGAAGGGTATCCATCATGAGGTATGTATAAAAGTCAGAAACCTATTTGATCGTAGAAACTCTAATCGTGTTTCACATCCAGGTTCTGATGAAAGTCTTGCTTGGGAAGTCACAGAGGAGGAGTATCTGGATTACTATAAGCAT
- a CDS encoding PstS family phosphate ABC transporter substrate-binding protein, giving the protein MTQKNDTAVLVTSLIVTIGLLGVGAWWLLGQSGLNLSGSPDNTSSSSSTSTSSSTSSSTGQTANTFAAVTDVPEGVFNYGGSTTWAPIRGTLDPVLQTVHPQFQLRYTDSPNAPPGSGTGITMLLNNQLAFAQSSRSLRTDEYEQAQQRGFSLVEIPVALEGIAIAVHPDLDVPGLTVQQVQQIYRGEITNWNQVGGPSLPLTPYSRPMDGGTVEFFVDTVLGGQSFGGNVQFISTTTEALRVISSDVGGIYYASAPEVVGQCTVKPLPLGRSPDQFVAPYQAPLVLPDQCPAQRNQLNIDVFRSGDYPITRQMFVIVRQDGRSAQQAGEAYANLLLSDQGQELLEQAYFVPLR; this is encoded by the coding sequence ATGACTCAAAAAAATGATACGGCTGTCCTCGTCACATCCCTGATCGTCACCATTGGATTGCTGGGAGTTGGTGCCTGGTGGTTGCTGGGGCAATCTGGGCTAAATCTCAGCGGCTCACCAGACAATACCTCCAGCTCATCATCGACCAGCACCTCTAGCAGCACGTCGTCGAGTACGGGGCAAACAGCCAACACCTTTGCCGCCGTGACCGATGTACCGGAGGGGGTGTTTAACTATGGCGGTAGCACTACTTGGGCTCCCATTCGCGGCACCCTCGACCCGGTTTTGCAAACTGTGCATCCTCAGTTTCAGTTGCGCTACACTGATTCGCCCAATGCACCGCCGGGGTCGGGGACGGGCATCACCATGCTGCTGAATAACCAACTAGCCTTTGCCCAATCGTCGCGATCGCTGCGTACGGATGAATATGAGCAGGCCCAGCAACGCGGCTTTAGTTTGGTGGAAATTCCGGTTGCCCTTGAGGGGATTGCGATCGCTGTCCATCCTGACTTAGATGTTCCAGGGTTAACGGTGCAGCAGGTGCAGCAAATTTATCGCGGTGAGATTACCAACTGGAATCAGGTGGGTGGCCCCAGTCTACCGCTGACGCCCTATTCTCGTCCTATGGATGGCGGGACAGTGGAGTTTTTTGTAGATACGGTACTTGGCGGACAAAGTTTTGGCGGCAATGTGCAGTTTATCTCAACTACGACAGAAGCACTGCGCGTGATTTCATCTGATGTTGGCGGTATTTACTACGCCTCTGCACCAGAGGTGGTGGGTCAATGTACGGTGAAACCGCTTCCCCTAGGGCGATCGCCAGATCAGTTTGTGGCTCCCTATCAAGCTCCTTTGGTGTTGCCCGACCAATGTCCTGCCCAGCGCAATCAGTTAAATATCGATGTGTTCCGCAGTGGTGACTATCCCATTACCCGACAGATGTTTGTGATTGTGCGTCAAGATGGGCGATCGGCTCAGCAGGCGGGGGAAGCCTATGCTAATTTACTTCTCAGTGACCAAGGTCAGGAACTGTTGGAACAGGCTTATTTTGTTCCGTTGCGTTAG